From Chryseobacterium gallinarum, one genomic window encodes:
- a CDS encoding DUF1648 domain-containing protein, translated as MENVLFIIFDVFNFGLVIFLWWLTFKHYNNLPQRIPVHFDMDGKADRFGNKAYSFLMPVFAILMFALFAYITRHPEEANFPVEITAQNENAQYLIMKVVLRTLFTLIMILFLNNQDYMFRYAFDENAKPRISMLTVILCAIGFVPAILLITHFFK; from the coding sequence ATGGAAAATGTTTTATTCATAATTTTTGATGTTTTTAATTTTGGACTGGTTATTTTTTTATGGTGGCTCACTTTTAAACACTATAACAATTTACCTCAGAGAATACCTGTTCATTTCGATATGGATGGTAAAGCGGACAGGTTTGGCAACAAAGCTTATTCTTTTTTAATGCCGGTTTTTGCGATATTGATGTTCGCTTTATTTGCGTATATCACCAGACACCCTGAAGAAGCTAATTTTCCAGTGGAAATTACGGCCCAGAATGAAAATGCCCAATATCTGATTATGAAAGTTGTGTTAAGGACTTTATTCACACTGATTATGATACTTTTTTTGAACAATCAGGATTATATGTTCAGATATGCTTTTGATGAAAATGCAAAGCCCAGAATTTCTATGCTGACAGTTATTTTATGTGCTATTGGATTTGTACCAGCCATTCTTTTGATCACCCATTTCTTTAAATGA
- a CDS encoding C40 family peptidase: MNKGICTVTVAPVRAENSDKAEIVTEILFGESADILEVSKNWTKIKMHYDGYEGWMDTKQIRPVTDEELAGRKVTVVTEDFASVLMNDGKTLLSMGSEVEFPVVASRRSHDIRESIALTAREFLNVPYLWGGKSFFAVDCSGFTQLVYKIHNVKLPRDTYQQAEVGEPLTFVEETQPGDLAFFENEEGRIIHVGIMLENQKIIHASGKVRIDILDSTGIFNKEMNKHTHKLRVIKSVL, translated from the coding sequence ATGAATAAAGGAATTTGTACTGTTACAGTAGCACCGGTGCGCGCAGAAAATTCTGACAAGGCTGAAATTGTTACAGAAATATTGTTTGGGGAAAGTGCAGATATTTTAGAAGTCAGTAAAAACTGGACAAAAATAAAAATGCACTATGATGGCTATGAAGGATGGATGGATACCAAACAGATCAGGCCGGTAACAGATGAAGAACTTGCCGGAAGGAAAGTAACAGTTGTAACAGAAGATTTTGCATCTGTATTGATGAATGACGGGAAGACCTTATTATCAATGGGATCTGAAGTAGAATTTCCTGTTGTGGCATCAAGAAGGAGCCATGATATACGTGAAAGTATTGCGCTTACGGCAAGAGAATTCCTGAACGTACCTTACTTATGGGGAGGGAAAAGCTTTTTTGCGGTAGACTGTTCTGGATTTACCCAATTGGTCTATAAAATTCATAATGTTAAACTTCCCAGAGACACTTATCAGCAGGCCGAAGTAGGGGAGCCCCTTACTTTTGTTGAAGAAACACAACCCGGAGACCTGGCTTTCTTTGAAAACGAGGAAGGAAGAATTATCCATGTGGGAATTATGCTGGAAAACCAGAAAATTATTCATGCTTCAGGAAAAGTGCGTATTGATATTCTTGATTCTACGGGAATATTCAATAAGGAAATGAATAAGCATACCCATAAACTGAGAGTCATTAAAAGCGTTTTATAA
- a CDS encoding 3-deoxy-D-manno-octulosonic acid transferase yields the protein MAFLYNIFISLLIFGMKAFSLFNAKTKKGVEGRKESLHKVKRTFSKSDKVIWMHAASLGEYEQGLPVLEKLKEKLPDHKILITFFSPSGYENVIKKKHIADEICYLPFDKKNIINGFTEQLNVKLFFTVKYDYWYNLLAGLKSRNVPVYVISALFYERQSFFTSYGKWFVKQLKRNVDWFFHQTHFSMALAKSVGLLQSSVTGDTRFDRVKQLRARNNHVDFISDFIGNHKSVVFGSSWQAEEKMAEMIFRKNRAIKMIIAPHDLKRVEHLKNIFPDALLYSETGNSQPSAYNAQVLIIDSIGLLSKLYSYADVAVVGGGFHDAGLHNILEAATFGVPVVFGNHYKKNPEADGLIAAEGGKAFQEEHTAAEFVLFLTNEENKEELERMSQNAQTFVDEKPDSTEMILQKILS from the coding sequence ATGGCTTTTCTCTATAACATATTTATCAGTCTTCTCATTTTCGGAATGAAAGCCTTTTCCCTGTTTAATGCCAAAACTAAAAAAGGAGTTGAGGGCAGAAAAGAATCTTTACATAAGGTAAAAAGAACTTTCTCAAAATCCGATAAGGTCATATGGATGCATGCCGCCAGTTTAGGGGAATACGAACAAGGGCTTCCTGTATTGGAAAAACTGAAAGAGAAACTTCCGGATCATAAGATTCTGATCACATTTTTCTCCCCATCAGGCTACGAAAATGTTATTAAAAAGAAACACATTGCCGATGAGATCTGCTATTTGCCTTTTGATAAAAAAAATATTATAAACGGGTTTACGGAGCAGCTTAACGTTAAACTATTTTTTACGGTGAAATATGATTACTGGTATAACCTTCTTGCCGGACTTAAAAGCCGGAATGTGCCTGTGTACGTAATTTCTGCCTTATTCTACGAAAGACAGTCTTTCTTCACTTCATATGGAAAATGGTTTGTTAAACAGCTGAAAAGAAATGTAGACTGGTTCTTCCATCAAACCCACTTCTCGATGGCTCTTGCTAAAAGTGTAGGCCTTCTGCAGTCCTCCGTAACAGGAGACACAAGATTTGATAGAGTGAAACAGCTCAGAGCACGCAATAATCACGTTGACTTTATTTCAGATTTTATTGGTAATCATAAATCGGTTGTATTCGGCAGCTCATGGCAGGCAGAAGAAAAAATGGCAGAAATGATCTTCAGAAAAAATCGGGCCATCAAAATGATTATAGCACCTCATGATCTGAAGAGGGTAGAACATTTAAAAAATATTTTTCCGGATGCATTATTGTATAGCGAAACAGGAAATAGCCAGCCATCAGCTTACAACGCTCAGGTTTTGATTATCGATAGTATAGGTTTACTCTCAAAGCTCTACTCATATGCCGATGTAGCGGTAGTAGGAGGAGGTTTCCATGATGCCGGGCTGCATAATATTCTGGAGGCTGCCACATTTGGAGTTCCTGTGGTATTTGGCAACCATTATAAAAAAAATCCGGAAGCAGACGGCCTTATTGCTGCGGAGGGTGGAAAAGCTTTTCAGGAAGAGCATACTGCAGCTGAATTTGTTTTATTTCTTACCAATGAAGAAAATAAAGAAGAACTGGAGCGGATGTCTCAGAATGCACAAACTTTTGTAGATGAAAAGCCGGATTCTACGGAAATGATTCTTCAAAAGATTTTATCGTAA
- a CDS encoding O-methyltransferase — protein MSFFEEKNPEMDRYLEAHASTESEILKKLRRETYQKTTQPHMISGYQQGRLLTIISQMMQPKNVLEIGTFTGYATLCLAAGLAKDGKITTLDVNEDLAYLPKKYFESSEYAGQIDFKLQDAKEFLKETDEVFDLIFVDADKENYADYFRLIKPRTQSGSVILFDNVLWYGKVLEENPRLKSTQSIQELNDLAAKDEDFENLILPLRDGVNFLRRK, from the coding sequence ATGAGTTTTTTTGAAGAAAAGAATCCTGAAATGGATCGATATTTGGAAGCACACGCATCCACGGAATCCGAAATCCTGAAAAAGCTAAGAAGGGAAACTTATCAAAAAACGACGCAGCCCCATATGATCTCAGGATATCAGCAAGGGAGGTTACTGACAATCATTTCCCAGATGATGCAGCCCAAAAACGTTTTGGAAATAGGAACATTTACAGGGTATGCCACTTTGTGTCTGGCAGCAGGACTTGCAAAGGACGGGAAAATTACCACCCTGGATGTGAATGAAGATCTGGCCTATCTGCCAAAAAAATATTTTGAATCCAGCGAGTATGCCGGCCAGATTGATTTTAAACTTCAGGATGCCAAAGAATTTTTAAAAGAAACCGATGAAGTTTTTGATCTCATTTTTGTAGATGCTGATAAAGAAAATTACGCAGACTATTTCAGGTTGATTAAACCAAGAACACAATCCGGATCTGTGATTTTGTTTGATAATGTTTTGTGGTACGGAAAAGTATTGGAAGAAAACCCCAGGCTGAAGTCTACCCAATCTATTCAGGAATTGAATGATTTGGCTGCAAAAGATGAAGATTTTGAAAATCTTATTTTACCTTTGCGTGATGGAGTAAACTTCCTTCGAAGGAAGTAA
- a CDS encoding M1 family metallopeptidase, producing the protein MKKIILSVSLLVFSLSGKAFAQTETSGREKIYKATHTKSTELKHTKLKVNFDYQKERMNGEEWLTASPYFYPSDSLILDAKGMLIHEVAMDREGSRILLKYHYSDNILSINLDRTYRQNQDYTVYIKYTSRPNVVEEQGSPAKGLYFINADGKDPDKPIQIWTDGESEFSSVWFPTIDKPNQKTTQEIYMTVPDKYITLSNGILKESQKEPGNMRTDHWVMEKRHAVYLFFMGVGEYSVVKDKWRNVPIDYYIEKEYEPYARQIYGNTPEMMEFFSKKLNYDYPWPKYSQITGRDYPSVAMENTTATIHNMGVMQKPGQLIDENKWEEYIAHELFHHWFGDLVTAESWSNLTLNESFANYSQYLWNEYKYGKDQADYHLLSNVNKYINSPSNFKKDLVRFSYDSPEDTFDVVSYEKGGGILHMLRNYLGDDAFFAGISDFLKTYEYKNAEVQQLRLSFEKISGKDLNWFFNQWYYGSGNPKLQYSYTFEPVKKQVEVMIDQSQEKPFEFPLAIDVYDNGKPVRYNVWVKAQAKNRLNFNVSIKPDLININADGVLLSEITDTKTAEQNLIQFTHSKEFLSRYKALVGIKEDLNNPASVKLLSAALKDPFFRIRIKALELLDLTDAKQNKYLIADVEKIAAEDSKTLVQAAAISALSKTKNKKYLPLFEKGIDAVSNSVKANSFLAIMATDPSKAKALANKIDLSQASRDMVVKMLPIVIENKIDSQMQYTVSIVALYPLVKLRNPVLGKFAEEGFNRIMESDDLAATKGIANVLNQEKNELTKDAEIKKEIYTALEAGLNKKNELLNNKPQNQGNISKQIAVLKQIMTKYK; encoded by the coding sequence ATGAAAAAAATTATTCTATCGGTAAGTTTATTAGTTTTCTCTTTATCTGGAAAGGCTTTTGCACAAACTGAGACTTCCGGGAGAGAAAAAATATATAAAGCTACTCATACAAAAAGTACTGAACTGAAGCATACGAAACTGAAAGTTAATTTTGACTATCAGAAGGAACGGATGAACGGAGAAGAGTGGCTCACAGCATCTCCCTATTTTTATCCATCAGATTCATTGATACTGGATGCGAAAGGTATGTTGATTCATGAGGTAGCAATGGATAGGGAAGGAAGCCGTATTCTATTAAAGTACCACTACAGTGACAATATTCTTAGTATCAATCTTGATAGAACATATCGCCAAAACCAGGATTATACGGTTTATATCAAATATACTTCCCGACCTAATGTAGTAGAAGAGCAGGGAAGTCCGGCAAAAGGACTTTATTTCATTAACGCAGATGGTAAAGATCCTGATAAGCCTATTCAGATCTGGACAGATGGTGAATCTGAATTCTCATCAGTATGGTTTCCAACGATAGATAAGCCTAATCAAAAAACTACCCAGGAAATTTATATGACCGTTCCAGACAAATATATTACCCTTTCTAATGGTATTTTAAAAGAGTCTCAAAAAGAACCTGGTAATATGAGAACGGATCATTGGGTAATGGAGAAAAGGCATGCAGTATATCTTTTCTTTATGGGGGTAGGAGAATATAGTGTAGTAAAGGATAAATGGAGGAATGTTCCGATAGATTATTATATAGAAAAGGAATATGAGCCTTATGCCAGACAGATCTACGGAAATACCCCTGAAATGATGGAATTTTTCTCTAAGAAGCTAAATTATGATTATCCCTGGCCCAAATATTCACAGATTACCGGAAGAGACTATCCAAGTGTAGCTATGGAAAATACGACTGCTACTATTCATAATATGGGGGTAATGCAGAAGCCAGGACAATTAATTGATGAAAATAAATGGGAAGAATATATTGCTCATGAGTTGTTCCATCATTGGTTCGGGGATCTGGTAACTGCAGAGAGCTGGAGTAATCTTACCCTGAACGAGTCATTTGCAAATTATTCCCAATATCTCTGGAATGAATATAAATATGGGAAAGACCAGGCAGATTATCATTTATTATCTAATGTCAATAAATATATTAATAGTCCTTCGAACTTTAAAAAAGATCTTGTGAGATTTAGTTATGATTCTCCTGAAGATACTTTTGATGTAGTATCCTATGAAAAAGGAGGCGGAATTCTTCATATGCTGAGAAACTATTTGGGAGATGATGCCTTTTTTGCCGGGATAAGTGATTTTCTAAAAACCTATGAGTATAAAAATGCAGAGGTTCAGCAATTAAGATTATCATTTGAAAAAATATCCGGAAAAGATCTGAATTGGTTCTTTAATCAATGGTATTATGGAAGTGGAAATCCTAAATTACAATATTCATATACTTTTGAACCTGTTAAAAAACAAGTAGAAGTGATGATTGACCAATCACAGGAAAAACCTTTTGAATTTCCTTTGGCAATAGACGTTTATGATAATGGAAAGCCGGTACGGTATAATGTATGGGTAAAGGCTCAGGCAAAAAATAGGCTTAATTTTAATGTTTCCATAAAGCCTGATTTGATTAATATTAACGCTGATGGAGTATTGCTTTCTGAAATTACAGATACAAAAACGGCTGAACAAAATCTGATTCAGTTTACTCATTCCAAAGAGTTTTTAAGCCGTTATAAAGCATTGGTAGGTATTAAGGAGGATTTGAATAATCCAGCATCTGTTAAATTGTTATCCGCAGCTTTGAAAGATCCTTTCTTTAGAATCAGAATTAAGGCCTTGGAATTATTGGATCTTACAGACGCGAAGCAAAATAAATATCTGATTGCGGATGTTGAAAAGATAGCTGCTGAGGATTCAAAAACGTTAGTGCAGGCAGCGGCCATTTCTGCTCTGTCTAAGACCAAAAATAAAAAATACCTGCCACTATTCGAAAAAGGAATAGATGCGGTGTCCAACTCGGTAAAAGCTAATTCATTTCTTGCTATCATGGCTACAGATCCTTCAAAAGCCAAAGCTCTGGCTAATAAAATAGATCTTTCACAAGCCTCTAGGGATATGGTTGTTAAAATGCTTCCCATTGTTATTGAGAACAAAATAGATTCTCAAATGCAATATACTGTCTCCATTGTGGCTCTTTATCCATTGGTAAAACTACGTAATCCGGTATTGGGAAAATTTGCAGAAGAAGGATTCAACAGAATTATGGAGTCTGATGATTTAGCTGCAACAAAGGGAATTGCCAATGTTTTAAATCAGGAAAAAAATGAACTGACAAAAGATGCTGAAATTAAAAAGGAAATTTATACTGCATTGGAAGCAGGATTAAATAAAAAGAATGAACTTTTAAATAACAAGCCACAAAATCAGGGGAACATTAGTAAACAGATTGCGGTATTGAAACAAATAATGACGAAATATAAATAG
- the tilS gene encoding tRNA lysidine(34) synthetase TilS, with protein MLKKLSFRNQLENLIHQPEKQTYLLAVSGGADSMVLASLFQGLRIDSQGTEYDFQIAHINYKLRDKDSDLDQKVAQDFCEKNHIKFHLYEVSGKDQKPKNSIQLWARELRYRFFKEIQQKEKLKYLVTAHHLNDQLETFLINLSKASGIKGLSGIPSRDHHILRPLLNFSKEEIYQFAGEHGIEFREDLSNKKNDYLRNKIRNEIVPKLLETNDHFLDNFKKSSSYLNQTKDFVQKQIQYIENNLTVFNQSHKILSKEKLDQESDFVKFEILKKYGFNQEEEIPKIFKAENNSSFFSKEYRLIVNRNELILVDRTQNQETQTEILLMDHFDFSEHQINMNIGTIENIEEINKSFEWYFDAKKLHFPLYLRKQQDGDEFYPSGFSGKKKVSKFFRDEKLSILAKQKIWILTDSHNSVLGVLPLRQDKRYARNEKTKWSLKIFNETKNEI; from the coding sequence ATGTTGAAAAAATTAAGCTTTAGAAATCAATTAGAAAATCTCATTCACCAGCCTGAGAAACAAACATACCTTTTAGCGGTGAGCGGAGGGGCAGACTCTATGGTTTTAGCCTCATTATTTCAGGGTTTAAGAATTGACAGCCAGGGTACGGAATATGATTTTCAGATAGCTCATATCAATTATAAACTCCGGGATAAAGATTCTGACCTGGACCAGAAAGTAGCTCAGGATTTTTGTGAGAAAAATCATATAAAATTTCACCTGTATGAAGTTTCCGGAAAAGATCAGAAGCCGAAAAATTCTATCCAGTTATGGGCAAGGGAGCTCCGTTATCGTTTTTTTAAAGAAATTCAGCAAAAGGAAAAACTGAAATATCTCGTTACTGCCCATCATCTTAATGACCAGTTGGAAACATTTCTTATTAATCTTTCAAAGGCTTCGGGAATTAAAGGATTAAGCGGTATTCCTTCCCGTGATCATCATATTCTTCGCCCGCTTTTAAATTTCTCTAAGGAAGAAATCTATCAGTTTGCCGGAGAGCACGGGATTGAATTCAGGGAAGATCTTTCCAATAAAAAAAATGATTACTTAAGAAACAAGATCAGAAACGAAATTGTTCCGAAATTATTGGAAACCAATGATCACTTCCTTGATAACTTTAAAAAAAGCTCCTCTTACCTGAATCAGACCAAAGATTTTGTTCAAAAGCAGATTCAGTATATTGAAAATAACCTCACCGTATTTAACCAAAGCCATAAAATTCTATCAAAAGAAAAACTGGATCAGGAAAGCGATTTTGTGAAGTTTGAGATTCTGAAAAAATACGGATTTAATCAGGAAGAAGAAATCCCTAAAATTTTTAAGGCAGAAAACAACAGTTCTTTTTTTTCCAAAGAATACCGATTGATTGTTAACCGGAATGAATTGATATTGGTTGACAGGACACAGAATCAGGAAACTCAAACAGAAATTCTTCTAATGGATCATTTTGATTTTTCAGAACATCAGATCAATATGAATATCGGTACTATAGAAAATATTGAAGAAATCAATAAAAGTTTTGAATGGTATTTTGATGCTAAAAAACTTCACTTTCCACTGTATTTAAGAAAACAGCAGGATGGAGATGAATTTTATCCGTCTGGTTTTTCGGGGAAAAAGAAAGTTTCTAAGTTTTTTAGGGACGAAAAATTATCTATTTTAGCGAAGCAAAAAATTTGGATACTGACTGACAGCCACAATTCCGTACTTGGAGTATTGCCTCTCAGACAAGATAAAAGATATGCAAGGAATGAGAAAACAAAATGGAGTCTCAAAATTTTTAATGAAACAAAAAATGAAATTTAG
- a CDS encoding CCPGW family putative bacteriocin — MKNSKKLSRGEMKNVQGAATECNPQIICQRSSDCCPGWACPSKGRYCIAI, encoded by the coding sequence ATGAAAAATTCAAAAAAACTCTCAAGAGGAGAAATGAAAAATGTACAGGGAGCCGCTACGGAATGTAATCCACAAATAATCTGTCAAAGAAGCAGTGATTGCTGTCCGGGATGGGCATGTCCTTCAAAAGGGCGCTATTGTATAGCTATATAA
- a CDS encoding cupin domain-containing protein yields MIHSKNNSEHYTWGDKCDSWILKDSQDLSVKQEIMPGGTSEKLHYHKTATQFFYILKGEAVLYVNEEKYIVRQGESISIGPGITHFISNETTEEIEFLVISSPSTHQDRFVIEK; encoded by the coding sequence ATGATACATTCTAAAAATAATTCGGAACACTATACCTGGGGAGATAAGTGTGACAGCTGGATACTGAAAGACTCACAGGACCTGTCAGTTAAACAGGAGATAATGCCCGGAGGAACTTCAGAAAAATTGCATTACCACAAAACAGCCACACAGTTTTTTTATATTCTGAAAGGAGAGGCCGTATTGTATGTCAATGAAGAAAAATATATAGTCCGTCAAGGTGAATCCATTTCCATTGGACCAGGGATAACACATTTTATCTCTAACGAAACAACGGAAGAAATAGAATTCTTAGTAATATCAAGCCCTTCTACCCATCAGGACAGGTTTGTAATCGAAAAATAA
- a CDS encoding protein-disulfide reductase DsbD family protein — MKFRNWFLLILLFLATGINAQIKNPVKFKFTINDLGNNQYEAVLNATMESGWHIYSKDLPEDTGIPTEYKVSGKNIELIGKFTEVGKKHEEFSEAFGGTIVYYSNTAGFKQKFKLKDPAKPADVTSEITYQTCDDRVCLAPNTLEFNQKVTPKGATEEVAPEETEVAVKDSAKIVETITENPAKQEVTVAQTSTLDPKQLKIETIDFKNPLTDCGTASTKVDENYWTYLFLGFIGGLIALLTPCVFPMIPLTVSFFTKGNKNKAKGKRDALIYGFFILLIFVLLSIPFHVIDGIAGNIFNEISTSVWLNIAFFIIFIFFAGSFFGYYDITLPSSIANKSSKAEEAGGIIGIFFMALTLVIVSFSCTGPILGSLLGSAVTGSSNVPMLLTFALAGFGLAWAIVFGLLALFPQALQSLPKSGGWMNTVKVVLGFVELALALKFLSKADLVSKTFFLKRELFIAIWIIIALGLALYLFGLIRFPHDDKKPKISITRKILGVLGFGFVIYLVQGLIPSDRPKLQLLSGILPPLNVSYFHDEKDGILGMHPEHDFFKAIEIAKKENKPILIDFTGYGCENCRKMEEFVWSEADILPILQNDVVLASLYVDDKEELPEDQKTKIDLGDGQIKKVKTIGDRWSLFQQVNFNNNSQPHYVLITPDGKVINTPVSGYMPKEDFKKFLECGVNYFKKNK, encoded by the coding sequence ATGAAATTTAGAAATTGGTTTTTATTAATTCTACTCTTTTTAGCAACAGGAATTAATGCACAGATAAAAAACCCTGTTAAGTTTAAGTTCACCATTAACGATCTGGGGAATAACCAGTATGAAGCAGTTTTAAATGCCACCATGGAGAGTGGATGGCATATTTACTCTAAGGATCTTCCTGAAGACACAGGGATTCCCACCGAGTATAAAGTTTCAGGAAAAAATATTGAGCTGATCGGAAAATTTACTGAAGTAGGTAAAAAGCATGAAGAATTTTCGGAGGCTTTCGGAGGAACTATCGTTTACTATTCCAATACAGCGGGCTTCAAACAGAAATTCAAATTAAAAGACCCGGCAAAACCGGCTGACGTTACTTCTGAGATTACTTATCAGACTTGTGATGACAGGGTTTGTCTTGCTCCCAATACGTTAGAATTCAATCAAAAGGTTACTCCAAAAGGAGCTACTGAAGAGGTTGCTCCTGAAGAGACCGAAGTTGCTGTAAAAGATTCAGCGAAAATAGTTGAAACCATTACAGAAAATCCGGCAAAACAGGAAGTTACAGTGGCTCAAACTTCAACACTGGATCCTAAACAGCTTAAAATTGAAACGATTGATTTCAAAAATCCATTAACGGATTGCGGAACAGCGTCAACAAAAGTGGATGAAAATTACTGGACTTATCTATTTCTGGGCTTCATCGGAGGTTTGATTGCTTTGCTGACACCTTGCGTTTTTCCTATGATCCCGTTAACGGTTTCCTTCTTTACAAAAGGAAATAAAAATAAAGCCAAAGGAAAGAGAGATGCCCTTATCTATGGCTTTTTTATCCTGCTTATCTTTGTACTGTTAAGTATTCCTTTCCATGTTATTGATGGGATTGCAGGAAACATCTTCAATGAGATTTCCACAAGTGTGTGGCTGAATATTGCCTTCTTTATCATATTCATTTTCTTTGCCGGAAGTTTCTTCGGGTATTATGATATTACTTTACCAAGCTCAATTGCCAATAAATCTTCTAAAGCTGAAGAAGCGGGCGGTATTATCGGTATTTTCTTCATGGCATTGACACTGGTAATCGTTTCATTCTCCTGTACAGGGCCTATCCTGGGAAGCTTATTAGGAAGTGCCGTTACCGGATCTTCAAATGTGCCTATGCTATTGACATTTGCCCTGGCAGGATTCGGGTTGGCATGGGCTATTGTTTTTGGATTACTGGCATTATTCCCACAGGCATTACAAAGCCTTCCGAAATCCGGAGGATGGATGAATACTGTGAAAGTAGTTCTGGGCTTTGTAGAACTGGCACTGGCATTAAAATTCTTATCGAAAGCGGATCTGGTATCGAAAACCTTCTTCCTGAAAAGGGAACTTTTCATCGCGATCTGGATCATTATTGCTTTAGGATTGGCTTTATATTTATTTGGATTAATCAGATTCCCTCACGACGACAAAAAACCTAAAATTTCTATTACAAGAAAAATCCTTGGAGTTTTAGGATTTGGTTTTGTCATTTATCTGGTTCAGGGATTAATTCCTTCCGACCGTCCTAAGCTTCAATTGCTGAGTGGAATTCTTCCTCCGTTAAATGTGAGCTACTTCCATGACGAAAAGGATGGTATTTTAGGAATGCACCCGGAACATGATTTCTTTAAAGCCATTGAAATTGCCAAAAAAGAAAATAAACCAATCCTTATTGACTTTACCGGATACGGTTGTGAAAACTGCCGGAAAATGGAAGAATTTGTATGGAGTGAGGCAGATATCTTACCTATCCTTCAAAATGATGTGGTTTTAGCTTCTCTATATGTAGATGACAAAGAAGAGCTTCCTGAGGATCAAAAAACTAAAATTGACCTTGGAGACGGACAGATTAAAAAAGTAAAAACAATAGGAGACAGATGGAGCTTATTCCAGCAGGTTAATTTTAATAATAATTCACAACCTCACTATGTTTTGATCACTCCTGACGGCAAAGTAATCAATACTCCTGTTTCAGGATATATGCCGAAAGAAGACTTTAAGAAGTTTTTGGAGTGTGGAGTCAATTATTTCAAGAAAAACAAATAG
- a CDS encoding OmpA family protein, with the protein MKILKILAVSAMALGMTSCVSKKQYDALSTNYKQCIENIGERQREIQDLKSQNSALTGENNLLKSQHDALKSSLDACLSNTGKSSANIDKLVGEINASNSYIKQLISSNAKNDSLNLALSNKLKRSLDNVSDEDVQVKVLKGVVMISLSDKMLYKTGDYNILPAAQEVLGKVAKVINDYDKYSVLIEGNTDNAPLNSPNLPRDNWDLSALRGTSVAKVLQTQFGVDPARITAGGRSEYNPKATNMSVSGRAENRRTEIIIMPKLDEFMKLMDIAPKK; encoded by the coding sequence ATGAAGATTTTAAAAATTTTAGCAGTTTCTGCAATGGCGCTGGGAATGACATCTTGTGTCAGTAAGAAGCAATATGATGCTTTGAGCACAAACTATAAGCAGTGTATTGAAAATATCGGGGAAAGACAAAGAGAAATTCAGGATTTGAAATCTCAGAATTCTGCATTGACCGGTGAAAATAATTTACTGAAAAGTCAGCATGATGCTTTAAAATCATCCCTGGATGCATGTTTATCCAATACAGGAAAAAGTTCTGCTAACATTGATAAACTGGTGGGAGAAATCAACGCTTCCAATTCATATATCAAACAGCTGATTTCAAGCAATGCTAAAAACGATAGTCTGAACCTCGCATTGTCTAACAAGCTGAAGAGATCTTTAGATAATGTATCTGATGAAGATGTACAGGTGAAAGTATTGAAAGGAGTAGTAATGATCTCCCTTTCTGATAAAATGTTATACAAAACAGGAGATTATAATATTCTACCTGCCGCTCAGGAGGTACTGGGTAAAGTAGCCAAAGTGATCAATGACTATGATAAATACTCAGTATTGATTGAAGGTAACACAGATAATGCTCCTTTGAATTCCCCAAATCTTCCAAGAGACAACTGGGATCTTTCTGCATTAAGAGGAACTTCGGTAGCTAAGGTGCTTCAGACCCAATTTGGAGTAGACCCTGCGAGGATTACTGCAGGAGGGCGTTCAGAATATAATCCGAAAGCAACTAATATGAGTGTATCCGGAAGAGCGGAAAACAGAAGAACGGAAATCATCATTATGCCTAAGCTGGATGAATTTATGAAACTGATGGATATTGCTCCTAAAAAATAA